One Ricinus communis isolate WT05 ecotype wild-type chromosome 7, ASM1957865v1, whole genome shotgun sequence genomic region harbors:
- the LOC8263457 gene encoding uncharacterized protein LOC8263457 yields the protein MGGITLGNPQSVSQSHHHTHKVFLFCNYILLGAASSCIFLTLSLRLLPSICGFFLILLHILTIAGAVSGCAAASSGTNRWYAAHMVATVLTAIFQGSVSVLIFTRTGDFLGQLKSYVREEDGEVILKLAGGLCVVIFCLEWVVLTLAFFLKYYAYVEGDVSSGGGNIGMRRSAKVQQEEDLKDWPWPFQV from the coding sequence ATGGGAGGCATCACTCTGGGCAACCCACAATCAGTGTCTCAATCCCACCATCACACTCACAAGGTCTTCTTGTTCTGCAACTACATTTTACTGGGTGCAGCCTCTAGTTGCATTTTCCTTACCCTTTCTCTTCGATTGTTGCCTTCCATATGTGGCTTCTTTCTCATCCTCCTTCACATTTTGACCATTGCTGGAGCCGTTTCAGGCTGTGCTGCTGCCTCTTCCGGGACTAATAGATGGTATGCTGCTCACATGGTTGCCACTGTCCTCACAGCCATTTTCCAAGGGTCTGTCTCAGTGTTGATCTTTACAAGGACAGGTGATTTCCTTGGGCAATTGAAGTCTTATGTAAGGGAAGAAGATGGCGAGGTGATACTGAAGCTTGCTGGTGGGTTGTGTGTTGTGATTTTCTGTCTTGAATGGGTGGTGCTCACTCTTGCATTTTTCTTGAAGTATTATGCCTATGTAGAAGGCGATGTTAGCAGTGGGGGTGGTAATATTGGTATGAGGAGAAGCGCTAAAGTGCAGCAGGAGGAGGACTTGAAGGATTGGCCATGGCCCTTCCAAGTTTAA
- the LOC8263456 gene encoding pentatricopeptide repeat-containing protein At3g02650, mitochondrial, translating to MWRSIAIKSRQAAHSLSAATSYNKVSSASHFSNWVPCQQNLRFLSNLSVNTNDTEIDHSSHGSAQNNYDGDDEGKVTDTHLHNFSPQADINEVSHHYSSENGDTHMDNFVQRSPDLAEEANTQIHGEVEGHVDYVIDADKLENVLSLLQSSTDASLESSLDNMDLHLHEDFIVKVLETPLIVGDNLIKFFNWAIKQPDINVTTRLVHPLVRAICSELRKKDAYALWDLVKDIGEEENTVLNVDLLNQLIALFSKLGKGKAAFEVFNKFGDFGCVPDSETYHYTIEALCRRSIFDWASSVREKMLRAEALPDTEKIGKIICWFCKGDKANDAYLVYLLAKEKNKYPPQPSVNFLIGLLCQKNETVKLALEMLDAFSGPKRKYAIKPFSSVIRALCRIKDLDGAKMLLSKMVDEGPPPGNAVFNSIINGYSKCGDMKEAIKMKQLMVRRGLKPDLFTYAVIMSGYASGGQMEEACKVLSEAKKKHSKLSPVMYHTVIRGYCKLEQFDKALDLLAEMKTFGVQANADEYNKLIQSLCLKALDWERAEKLLEKMKEDGLHLNGITRGLIRAVKELEDEGIEKEVGAEA from the coding sequence ATGTGGAGATCTATAGCTATTAAATCGAGACAAGCAGCACACAGCTTAAGTGCAGCCACAAGCTACAACAAGGTATCATCAGCTTCTCATTTCTCCAATTGGGTTCCTTGTCAACAAAACCTTCGTTTTCTCTCAAATTTGTCTGTAAACACAAATGATACTGAAATTGACCACTCCTCACATGGTTCTGCTCAAAACAATTACGATGGTGACGATGAAGGCAAAGTTACTGATACCCATTTGCACAATTTTTCCCCTCAAGCAGATATAAATGAAGTCTCACACCATTATTCAAGTGAAAATGGTGATACCCATATGGATAATTTTGTTCAGCGTTCACCGGATTTAGCTGAAGAAGCTAATACCCAAATTCATGGCGAGGTAGAGGGACATGTTGACTATGTAATTGATGCTGACAAGTTAGAAAATGTATTATCTTTGTTGCAAAGTAGCACTGATGCCTCACTAGAGTCAAGTCTTGATAATATGGATTTAcatttacatgaagattttaTCGTCAAAGTTCTCGAAACCCCTCTTATTGTAGGCGATAATTTGATTAAGTTTTTCAATTGGGCGATTAAGCAGCCAGATATCAATGTCACTACTCGTTTAGTTCATCCGCTTGTTCGAGCTATTTGTAGCGAGCTTAGGAAGAAAGACGCATACGCCTTATGGGATTTAGTTAAGGACATTGGTGAGGAGGAGAATACTGTGCTTAATGTTGACCTTCTTAATCAGTTGATAGCTTTGTTTTCCAAGTTAGGTAAAGGGAAAGCAGCTTTTGAGGTTTTCAACAAGTTTGGAGACTTCGGCTGTGTTCCTGATTCTGAGACATACCATTATACAATTGAAGCCCTTTGTAGGCGATCTATTTTTGATTGGGCTTCATCAGTTCGTGAAAAGATGCTCAGAGCAGAAGCCTTGCCTGACACTGAGAAAATTGGTAAGATTATATGCTGGTTTTGTAAAGGAGATAAGGCAAATGATGCCTATCTGGTGTATCTGTTGGCAAAAGAGAAGAACAAGTACCCACCTCAGCCTTcagtaaattttttgattggtttgcTCTGTCAGAAGAATGAAACTGTCAAATTAGCTTTGGAGATGTTGGATGCTTTCTCAGGTCCAAAACGCAAGTATGCAATCAAGCCTTTTTCATCTGTCATTCGTGCTTTGTGTAGGATCAAAGATCTTGATGGGGCAAAAATGTTGCTTTCTAAGATGGTTGATGAGGGTCCACCTCCTGGAAATGCTGTGTTCAATTCCATTATCAATGGCTATTCTAAGTGTGGTGATATGAAAGAGGCAATAAAGATGAAACAACTGATGGTAAGGAGGGGATTGAAACCGGATCTTTTCACTTATGCTGTAATAATGAGTGGTTATGCAAGTGGTGGTCAGATGGAGGAGGCTTGCAAAGTACTATCAGAAGCCAAAAAGAAGCACTCTAAGCTCAGCCCTGTGATGTACCATACAGTCATCCGAGGATATTGCAAACTTGAGCAGTTTGATAAGGCTTTGGATTTGTTAGCAGAGATGAAGACATTTGGGGTCCAAGCTAATGCAGATGAGTACAATAAGTTGATTCAATCTCTATGCTTAAAGGCCTTAGATTGGGAAAGGGCAGAGAAACTGTTGGAGAAAATGAAGGAGGATGGCTTGCATCTAAATGGGATCACACGAGGTCTTATAAGAGCAGTTAAGGAGCTGGAGGATGAGGGGATTGAGAAAGAAGTAGGCGCTGAAGCTTGA